TCGCGTCATCGCCGCCCTGACCAGGGGCACCGTCGTCGTGGAGGCCGCCTGCCGCAGCGGCTCGCTGGCCACCGCGCGGGCCGCCCAGCGCCTCGGCCGGTTCACCATGGGCGTGCCCGGCCCCGTCACCAGCGCACTCTCCGCCGGCGTGCACGAACTGCTGCGCGGCGAGGCCGCCCTGGTCACCGATGCCGCGGAGATCGTGGAGCTGGTGGGTGACATGGGCGAGCTGGCACCGGCCCGGCGGGGCCCCGTACTCCCGCGTGACCTGCTGGAACCCGCTGCCCGGGCAGTCCTCGCCGCCCTGCCCGGCAACCGCGCGGCCTCCGTCGAGGAGATCGCGCTCGGCACACCGACCACGCGGGACGAGGCGATCGCGAGACTGTACGAACTCCGAGCACTTGGTTACGTCGAACGACACGACGATGGCTGGAAGTTGACACGCCAGGCGGTGATGTCGGTCCGCACCGGCCGCGGCCCGTCCTGACCGAGCGTGTTCGGCCGTCCGGGGGAACGCCCGACGCCCTTGACGTTTCCCGGAGTTGACCCTCCGGCCGGTCACCCAGAGCGAGCTGCGGAACGCACCCGTGAGGCGCGCCTGAGCGCCCCGCGCACGGGTGGAGCCTCACTGTTCGCGCACCGCGACAGCTCAGTCACGCTACGCTCACAAGGAGCCGACACAGATCCCGCCAACTCGACACCAGACCGACAGCTCACCCAGGTAGCCCAGTCCCCCCGTCGAACCCCACCCCGTCCCACTTCACAGCACTTCACAGCACTTCACGGCAGAACGGCACAAGGCGACGAATGCCCCAGCACACCTCCGGGTCCGACCGGGCGGCGATCCCCCCAGCCGCCCGCGACGGTGGCAGCGAGCGGCCGCCCGCTCCCTCGACGCTCGACGAGCTGTGGCGGTCGTACAAGGCCACGGGGGACGACCGGCTGCGGGAACAGCTGATCCTGCACTACTCGCCGCTCGTGAAATACGTCGCCGGGCGGGTGAGCGTCGGGCTGCCGCCCAATGTCGAGCAGGCGGACTTCGTCTCCTCGGGCGTCTTCGGGCTGATCGACGCGATCGAGAAGTTCGACATCGACCGGGAGATCAAGTTCGAGACGTACGCGATCACCCGGATCCGGGGCGCGATGATCGACGAGCTGCGGGCACTGGACTGGATCCCGCGGTCGGTACGGCAGAAGGCGCGGAACGTGGAGCGGGCCTACGCCACTCTGGAGGCGCGGCTGCGTCGCACTCCGAACGAGGGCGAGGTCGCCGCGGAGCTGGGCATGGAGGTCGATGAGCTGCACGCCGTCTTCAGCCAGTTGTCGCTGGCCAACGTGGTCGCGCTGGAGGAGCTGCTGCACGTGGGCAGCGAGGGCGGGGACCGGCTCAGCCTCATGGACACGCTGGAGGACACCGCCGCGGACAATCCGGTGGAGGTGGCCGAGGACCGGGAGCTGCGGAGGTTTCTCGCGCGGGCCATCAACACGCTGCCCGAGCGGGAGAAGACCGTGGTCACGCTCTACTACTACGAAGGGCTCACCCTCGCCGAGATCGGCAATGTCCTCGGGGTCACCGAGAGCCGGGTCAGCCAGATCCACACCAAGTCGGTGCTGCAGCTGCGGGCCAAACTGGCGAGCTTCGGGCGCTGAGTCCTCCCTTTCCGGGACGGGGTGTCCGTAAAGTGGTTGACGTGCCAAGGATTCGAGCGGCCTCCGTGGCCGAGCACCGGTCGATGCAGCGAGCCGCCCTGCTGGACGCGGCCCGGTCCCTGCTGTCCGAGGGCGGGACGGAGGCGCTGACCTTCCCGGCTCTCGCCGAGCGCACGGGGCTGGCGCGGTCGTCCGTGTACGAGTACTTCCGGTCGCGGGCCGCGGTGGTCGAGGAACTGTGCGAGGTCGACTTCCCCGTGTGGGCGGCTGAGGTCGCGGCGGCGATGGAGCGGGCGGCGTCCGCCGAGGGCAAGGTCGAGGCGTATGTGCGGCAGCAGCTGACGCTGGTGGGGGACCGGCGGCACCGGGCGGTCGTCGCCATCTCCGCGAGTGAGCTGGACACCGGGGCGCGGGAGAAGATCAGGGCGGCGCACGGGGGGCTGGTCGCGATGATCGTCGAGGCGCTCGGGGAGATGGGGCATGAGCAGCCTCGGCTGGCGGCGATGTTGCTGCAGGGGGTTGTGGATGCGGCGGTGCGGAGGATCGAGCTGGGGGCGGAGGATCCGGCGGCGGTGACCGAGGCGGCTGTGGGGATGGCTCTGCGGGGTGTGAAGGGCTGACCTGCCGGGGTGGGTACCGGCGCGGCGGCACGACTGCCCGTGGCTACCGCGGAATCGGCACCCCCAGGACCGGCAACAGCCTCGGTGGACCCCCGTGCAAAAGCCACGGTGGGAGCAGGGACAGAGGGTCCAAGTAGGTTTCGCCCCGCAGCAGGCCCCAGTGGATGCAGGAAGTTGCGCAGTGGGAAGCCGCCGGGCCGACAGTCCCCACCACCTCCCCCGCTCTCACCTCGTCACCCTGCTTCACCGAAGGGGTCACCGGCTCGTATGTCGTTCGCAGGTCTGTGCCCGTCAGCGCCACCGAGACCACCCCCACGCCCGCCACCCGGCCCGCGAAGGTCACCCGGCCGGGCGCAACGGCGCGGACAGGTGAGCCGGGCGGTGCGGACAGGTCGACGCCGCGGTGGCCGGGGCCGTACGGCGTCGGCGGGGGCTTCCAGCCGCGCAACACCAGGGGGCGGATGCCCACCGGCCAGGTGTGAGCGAGGGGCGGGACCGGGGGCTGAGGGGCCGAAGCGGGGGGTGGGGGAGGGGTGTCCGCCCAGGCCCACGGGGGCAGCAGGGCCGACAGCATCAGACCTGGAAACAGCCCTGCCGACAGCAGGGCGTATCGCATCACTCGTCGCATGCGAAAACCCTCCCGTACCCCGCCGGTCATGGCCGGGGACTGTGGACCGCTCCCCGGTTGTGGACAGCGGCGTCACCCGGTACCTCGGCGGTCCCGTACACTTCTTCTGGCGATCCGGGTCACCGGGTCGACTTCGCACGCCCCGACACCAGGCCGGTCAAGCGGTCGGTGTCAGCGCCTCTCGGTCCTTTGCGGCAAGGCGCGTCGCGGGCGTCAGGCGCGGGAGCCGTCCGGCATCCGCGGCACAACCGAGAACCAAGGAGAATACGGCCATGGCCGTCGTCACGATGCGGGAGCTGCTGGAGAGCGGCGTCCACTTCGGTCACCAGACCCGTCGCTGGAACCCGAAGATGAAGCGCTTCATCTTCACCGAGCGCAACGGCATCTACATCATCGACCTGCTCCAGTCGCTGTCGTACATCGACCGCGCCTACGAGTTCGTCAAGGAGACCGTCGCCCACGGCGGCACGGTCATGTTCGTCGGCACCAAGAAGCAGGCGCAGGAGGCCATCGCCGAGCAGGCCACCCGCGTCGGCATGCCCTACGTCAACCAGCGCTGGCTGGGCGGCATGCTCACCAACTTCTCGACCGTCTACAAGCGTCTGCAGCGCCTCAAGGAGCTCGAGCAGATCGACTTCGAGGACGTCGCCGCGTCCGGTCTGACCAAGAAGGAGCTTCTCGTGCTCTCGCGCGAGAAGGCCAAGCTGGAGAAGACCCTCGGCGGTATCCGTGAGATGCAGAAGGTGCCGAGCGCCGTCTGGATCGTGGACACCAAGAAGGAGCACATCGCGGTTGGCGAGGCCCGGAAGCTGAACATCCCGGTCGTCGCGATCCTCGACACCAACTGCGACCCCGACGAGGTCGACTACAAGATCCCGGGCAACGACGACGCGATCCGCTCCGTCACCCTGCTCACCCGCGTGATCGCCGACGCCGTCGCCGAGGGCCTCATCTCCCGCTCTCGCGTGGCCACCGGTGACAAGGGCGAGAAGGCCGCGGGCGAGCCGCTCGCCGAGTGGGAGCGCGACCTGCTCGAGGGTGAGAAGAAGGCGGAGTCCGAGGAGGCGGCTCCGGCCGCGGAGGCTCCCGCTGCGGAGGCCCCGGCTGCGGAGGCTCCGGCTGCCGAGGCTCCGGCTGCCGAGGCCGCTCCGGCCGCCGAGGAGAAGGCCGCCGAGGGCGAGCAGGCCTGACGCAGGCGTTGACAGCGGGGGCGGTACTGCATCCGACAGCGCCTCCGGCGCGGGTCAAGTCCGCCCCCGCTGTTCACCCGTAGGTCGGTACGACGTATGTGATCCATGACTACATGTGGAACGCAAACCGTGCGGATCTGAAGATCTTCCAGACTTCGAGACTTCCAGAAAGACTCACAGACTCATGGCGAACTACACCGCCGCTGACGTCAAGAAGCTCCGTGAGCTCACCGGCGCCGGCATGATGGACTGCAAGAAGGCGCTGGACGAGGCCGAGGGCAACGTCGACAAGGCCGTCGAGGCGCTGCGCATCAAGGGCCAGAAGGGCGTCGCCAAGCGCGAGGGCCGCTCCGCCGAGAACGGCGCCGTGGTCTCCATCATCGCCGACGACAACTCCTCCGGCGTGCTGGTCGAGCTGAAGTGCGAGACGGACTTCGTCGCCAAGGGCGAGAAGTTCCAGGCCGTGGCCAAGGCCATCGCCGAGCACGTCGCCAAGACCTCCCCGGCCGACCTCGACGCCCTGCTCGCCTCCGAGATCGAGGCCGGCAAGACCGTCCAGGCGTTCGTGGACGAGGCCAACGCCAACCTCGGCGAGAAGATCGTCCTGGACCGCTTCGCGCAGTTCGCCGACGGCTACGTGCTCGCCTACATGCACCGCACCATGCCCGACCTGCCCCCGCAGATCGGTGTCCTGGTCGAGCTGGACAAGCCGAACGCCGAGGTCGCCAAGGGCATCGCCCAGCACATCGCCGCCTTCGCGCCGAAGTACCTCTCCAAGGAGGAGGTGCCGGCCGAGGTCGTCGAGGCCGAGCGTCGTATCGCCGAGGAGACCACCCGCGCCGAGGGCAAGCCCGAGGCTGCCCTGCCGAAGATCGTCGAGGGTCGTATCAACGGCTTCTTCAAGGACGCCACGCTGCTCGGCCAGCCCTACGCGCTGGACAACAAGAAGTCGGTCCAGAAGGTGCTGGACGAGGCCGGTGTCACCCTGAAGCGCTTCTCGCGCATCAAGGTCGGCATCTGAGTCCGGACCGCGATCGACTCGCGACCCACAGAGAGATACCGGAACAATCCCCGGTGAAATCCCGATAGGGTCGTAAGCAGTCGTCCGCGTACACCGCCACACCCCGGCGTGCGGCGGACGGCAGCAGATCTGACGAGGAGGCCATTGCCGCGCATGGGAGCGAAAAGCGACCCCATCGGCAATGGCCTTCTTCGTATGTGCAACACGTGAAAGAGGCGGGATCTCCATGACCACCAAGGCTCAGAAGAGCGACGACGGCAAAGTACGCGGCCGGTTTCTGCTGAAGCTGTCCGGAGAGGCCTTCTCCGGTGGCGGGGGCCTGGGAGTGGACCCGGACGTGGTGCACAAGATCGCCCGCGAGATCGCGGCCGTCGTCCGGGACGGCGCGCAGGTCGCGGTCGTCATCGGCGGCGGCAACTTCTTCCGCGGCGCCGAACTGCAGCAGCGTGGCATGGACCGAGCCCGCTCCGACTACATGGGCATGCTCGGTACCGTGATGAACTGCCTCGCCCTCCAGGACTTCCTGGAGAAGGAGGGCATCGATTCGCGGGTGCAGACCGCGATCACCATGGGGCAGGTCGCCGAGCCGTACATCCCGCTGCGCGCCGTGCGCCACCTGGAGAAGGGCCGTGTGGTCATCTTCGGCGCCGGTATGGGCATGCCGTACTTCTCCACCGACACCACCGCCGCCCAGCGCGCCCTGGAGATCGACGCCGAGGCGCTGCTCATGGGCAAGAACGGCGTGGACGGGGTGTACGACTCCGACCCCAAGACGAACCCGGACGCCGTCAAGTTCGACGCCCTCGGCTACGGCGAAGTCATCACCCGCGACCTGAAGGTCGCCGACGCCACCGCCATCACGCTGTGCCGCGACAACAAGCTCCCGATCCTCGTCTTCGAGCTTCTCGCGGAGGGCAATATCGCCCGCGCCGTCAAGGGTGAGAAGATCGGCACGCTGGTGGGCGACCAGGGCAGCCGGGACTGACCGGCACACCCCCGTCGCCCGGGGCGCGCGACCTGACCCGCCACCTTTCCGGGGGACGGGCGGGACGCGCCCTGGCCGGGGGATGGACAATGTCCTGCCGGTCGGGAACCGTGCAGGAAGAAGACGCGACGCAGCCGGCCGCCGCCCGACAGAGGAACCGCAGCCGGGCCTTACTCAAGACACGCAGGAGCAAGTGGTGATCGAAGAGACCCTCCTCGAGGCCGAGGAGAAGATGGAGAAGGCCGTCGTGGTCGCCAAGGAGGACTTCGCCGCGATCCGCACCGGCCGTGCGCACCCGGCGATGTTCAACAAGATCGTGGCCGACTACTACGGTGCCCTGACGCCGATCAACCAGCTGGCCTCGTTCTCCGTGCCGGAGCCGCGCATGGCGGTCGTGACGCCCTTCGACAAGAGCGCGCTGCGCAACATCGAGCAGGCGATCCGCGACTCCGACCTGGGCGTCAACCCCAGCAACGACGGCAACATCATCCGGGTGGTGTTCCCCGAGCTGACCGAGGAGCGCCGCCGCGACTACATCAAGGTCGCCAAGCACAAGGCCGAGGACTCCCGGGTCTCCATCCGTTCCGTGCGCCGCAAGGCCAAGGACGCCCTCGACAAGCTCGTCAAGGACGGCGAGGTCGGCGAGGACGAGGGCCGCCGTGCGGAGAAGGAGCTGGACGACACCACCGCGAAGTACGTCGCGCAGGTGGACGAGCTCCTGAAGCACAAGGAAGCAGAGCTGCTCGAAGTCTGATGAGCGACTCTTCCTGGGGGGCGCCGCCACCGGCGGGGCCGGCTGGCTACTGGGGGCCCACCGCGGGTGGGCCTGTCCAGGGAGCCGCCCCGGCGGGTCCCGCGTACGATGCGCCCGAGGCGCAGCACACTCGCCCCATGCCCATCGTGCCCGACGAACCTGCGTACGGCGGAGACCAGGACGGCGACCGGGGGGCCGCCCGGCCGAGCGGCCCCTTGTTCCAGGACGAGTTCCGCCCCCGGCCCCCGCAGACCCGGACAGCCAAGGCCGAGAACCAGAATCCGGAGCCCATGCCCGACGCCCACGAGCCGGCGCCAGCGCCGCAGAAGAAGAGCGCGGGCCGTGACCTGAGCGCGGCCATAGGGGTCGGGGCCGGGCTCGGTGTGGTGATCATCGCCTCGCTGTTCGTCAAGAAGGCCGTGTTCGTCGGTGTGATCGCGGTCGCCGTCGTCGTCGGCCTGTGGGAGCTGACCAGCAGGCTGCGGGAGCGCAAGCAGATCAGGGCGCCGCTGGTGCCGCTCGCGGTCGGCGGTGCGGCGATGGTGGTCGCCGGGTACGTCCGTGGCGCGGAGGGCGCATGGGTCGCCATGGCGCTCACCGCCCTGGCCGCGCTGGTCTGGCGTATGACCGAGTCGCCGGAGGGCTATCTCAAGGACGTCACGGCGGGTGTCTTCGCGGCGTTCTACGTGCCGTTCCTGGCCACGTTCGTCGCGATGATGCTGACCGCGCAGGACGGTTCCTGGCGCGTCCTGACCTTCCTGCTCCTCACGGTCGTCAGCGACACGGGCGCGTACGCGGTCGGCTGGCGTTTCGGCAGGCACAAGCTGGCCCCGCGGATCAGCCCCGGCAAGACCCGTGAGGGCCTGCTGGGTGCGGTGCTGTTCGCGATGGTCGCGGGGGCGCTGTGCATGCAGTTCCTGATCCGCCACGGCACTTGGTGGCAGGGCCTGTTGCTGGGTCTCGCGGTCGCGGCCAGTGCCACGCTGGGCGACCTCGGCGAGTCCATGATCAAGCGCGACCTGGGCATCAAGGACATGGGCACCTTGCTCCCCGGCCACGGCGGCATCATGGACCGGCTGGACTCACTCCTGCCGACCGCGCCGGTGGTCTGGCTGCTGATGGTGGTCTTCGTCGGCTCGGCCTGAAACCGCTGCCGCACGGCTCACGGGCCCTCGTCCTCGCTGGAGGACGGGGGCCCGTCGTGGTGCGTACGGATGTCAGCCCGTGGAAGTGGTGCGGATCGCGGCGATGTCGAACTGGAGGCGCACCGTCTCGCTCACCATGGACCCGCCCTGGGCCAGCCGGGCGTCGTAGGTCAGACCCCAGTCGGAGCGGTTGATGGTGGTGGTGCCGTCGAAGCCGACCCGCTCGTCACCGAACGCGTCGGTCACATGACCGATGTAGGTGAGTTCCAGGTCCACGGGGCGGGTGGTGTCCTTGATGGTGAGATCGCCGGTCATCCGGTAGACGTCCTTGCCCGCGAGCTGCACTTTGGTGCTCGTGAACGTCATCCGCGGATAGGCGGCGGCGTCCAGGAACTGCCGGCCGACCAGGTGGGCGTCGCGCTGCTCGACGCCGGTGTCGACGCTGGCGGTGTACAGCACGAGGTCGGCCCGGGAGCGGGTCGGGTCGCGGCCGTCGAAGTGGAGGCGGCTCTCGTACTGCGCAAAGGCACCGCGCACCGTCGTCACCATCGCGTGCCGCACGGAGAACCCGATCCTGCTGTGCGCGGGATCGATCAGCCAGTCGCCGCTGAGGCCCGCCAGCTCGGGATCGGGCAGGACGGCGGCGGCGCCGGCAGCGCGGGCACCGGTCCCCGGGGTGGTGGTCGCCACGGGAGCGGCGGACTGCTGCGCGCGCCGGTGAGAGGAGTTGCGGCCGAAAAGGTTCATGGCT
The genomic region above belongs to Streptomyces sp. CG1 and contains:
- the tsf gene encoding translation elongation factor Ts, yielding MANYTAADVKKLRELTGAGMMDCKKALDEAEGNVDKAVEALRIKGQKGVAKREGRSAENGAVVSIIADDNSSGVLVELKCETDFVAKGEKFQAVAKAIAEHVAKTSPADLDALLASEIEAGKTVQAFVDEANANLGEKIVLDRFAQFADGYVLAYMHRTMPDLPPQIGVLVELDKPNAEVAKGIAQHIAAFAPKYLSKEEVPAEVVEAERRIAEETTRAEGKPEAALPKIVEGRINGFFKDATLLGQPYALDNKKSVQKVLDEAGVTLKRFSRIKVGI
- a CDS encoding phosphatidate cytidylyltransferase; translation: MSDSSWGAPPPAGPAGYWGPTAGGPVQGAAPAGPAYDAPEAQHTRPMPIVPDEPAYGGDQDGDRGAARPSGPLFQDEFRPRPPQTRTAKAENQNPEPMPDAHEPAPAPQKKSAGRDLSAAIGVGAGLGVVIIASLFVKKAVFVGVIAVAVVVGLWELTSRLRERKQIRAPLVPLAVGGAAMVVAGYVRGAEGAWVAMALTALAALVWRMTESPEGYLKDVTAGVFAAFYVPFLATFVAMMLTAQDGSWRVLTFLLLTVVSDTGAYAVGWRFGRHKLAPRISPGKTREGLLGAVLFAMVAGALCMQFLIRHGTWWQGLLLGLAVAASATLGDLGESMIKRDLGIKDMGTLLPGHGGIMDRLDSLLPTAPVVWLLMVVFVGSA
- the whiG gene encoding RNA polymerase sigma factor WhiG, whose translation is MPQHTSGSDRAAIPPAARDGGSERPPAPSTLDELWRSYKATGDDRLREQLILHYSPLVKYVAGRVSVGLPPNVEQADFVSSGVFGLIDAIEKFDIDREIKFETYAITRIRGAMIDELRALDWIPRSVRQKARNVERAYATLEARLRRTPNEGEVAAELGMEVDELHAVFSQLSLANVVALEELLHVGSEGGDRLSLMDTLEDTAADNPVEVAEDRELRRFLARAINTLPEREKTVVTLYYYEGLTLAEIGNVLGVTESRVSQIHTKSVLQLRAKLASFGR
- the pyrH gene encoding UMP kinase; this translates as MTTKAQKSDDGKVRGRFLLKLSGEAFSGGGGLGVDPDVVHKIAREIAAVVRDGAQVAVVIGGGNFFRGAELQQRGMDRARSDYMGMLGTVMNCLALQDFLEKEGIDSRVQTAITMGQVAEPYIPLRAVRHLEKGRVVIFGAGMGMPYFSTDTTAAQRALEIDAEALLMGKNGVDGVYDSDPKTNPDAVKFDALGYGEVITRDLKVADATAITLCRDNKLPILVFELLAEGNIARAVKGEKIGTLVGDQGSRD
- a CDS encoding YceI family protein, encoding MNLFGRNSSHRRAQQSAAPVATTTPGTGARAAGAAAVLPDPELAGLSGDWLIDPAHSRIGFSVRHAMVTTVRGAFAQYESRLHFDGRDPTRSRADLVLYTASVDTGVEQRDAHLVGRQFLDAAAYPRMTFTSTKVQLAGKDVYRMTGDLTIKDTTRPVDLELTYIGHVTDAFGDERVGFDGTTTINRSDWGLTYDARLAQGGSMVSETVRLQFDIAAIRTTSTG
- the frr gene encoding ribosome recycling factor, whose protein sequence is MIEETLLEAEEKMEKAVVVAKEDFAAIRTGRAHPAMFNKIVADYYGALTPINQLASFSVPEPRMAVVTPFDKSALRNIEQAIRDSDLGVNPSNDGNIIRVVFPELTEERRRDYIKVAKHKAEDSRVSIRSVRRKAKDALDKLVKDGEVGEDEGRRAEKELDDTTAKYVAQVDELLKHKEAELLEV
- a CDS encoding TetR/AcrR family transcriptional regulator, yielding MAEHRSMQRAALLDAARSLLSEGGTEALTFPALAERTGLARSSVYEYFRSRAAVVEELCEVDFPVWAAEVAAAMERAASAEGKVEAYVRQQLTLVGDRRHRAVVAISASELDTGAREKIRAAHGGLVAMIVEALGEMGHEQPRLAAMLLQGVVDAAVRRIELGAEDPAAVTEAAVGMALRGVKG
- a CDS encoding peptidoglycan DD-metalloendopeptidase family protein, with the protein product MLSALLPPWAWADTPPPPPASAPQPPVPPLAHTWPVGIRPLVLRGWKPPPTPYGPGHRGVDLSAPPGSPVRAVAPGRVTFAGRVAGVGVVSVALTGTDLRTTYEPVTPSVKQGDEVRAGEVVGTVGPAASHCATSCIHWGLLRGETYLDPLSLLPPWLLHGGPPRLLPVLGVPIPR
- the rpsB gene encoding 30S ribosomal protein S2 — encoded protein: MAVVTMRELLESGVHFGHQTRRWNPKMKRFIFTERNGIYIIDLLQSLSYIDRAYEFVKETVAHGGTVMFVGTKKQAQEAIAEQATRVGMPYVNQRWLGGMLTNFSTVYKRLQRLKELEQIDFEDVAASGLTKKELLVLSREKAKLEKTLGGIREMQKVPSAVWIVDTKKEHIAVGEARKLNIPVVAILDTNCDPDEVDYKIPGNDDAIRSVTLLTRVIADAVAEGLISRSRVATGDKGEKAAGEPLAEWERDLLEGEKKAESEEAAPAAEAPAAEAPAAEAPAAEAPAAEAAPAAEEKAAEGEQA